The Plasmodium knowlesi strain H genome assembly, chromosome: 14 genome has a segment encoding these proteins:
- a CDS encoding DNA-binding protein, putative, translated as MNGEEVSAPQGEMAEEAEIQSGDDMNYQNSTERTDDLIGSQSMMEKQDGDDDEDDMEDADNDENDAEEEGISKKESNPSDDPHRKDESSNVKVEEDPTGNNSIDNNSPYVNHSAHGGINQLGISQIDEAANVHVNSKKGEEVPPGSQEWIKANVEEAQGGIPLNGGMSGELNGELNVEGGAKDEQVNPSENLHEIPSEGSKNAHAKQNQEHEPVFMRPSNTYLRNIVKKQSPNIKNSIHNLNFPNVNSMTFDPYYGGEGGKISVGGADGSVIKNTQLPSGATMMYSTNIAEEDLHHIYNLLNGELTKSPDNDKEIHRVKDEIISLQRNNPTEVLTLQRCYASVRGNKKLIDVLFGLIGGGNVEAPNKWDYSFSHGMPMNYLSYDTVNNMHQMWRQEVSGWGGAQRNFFPLNGFDCSASQGRGVAQNWEKEKKQKQNHIGSCEVNEYANMRGGDPLTNGGGGGVLSGEVNPIQWNIHPQGLHTHGGVAPWISPPSMVYGKHAPAEQTIGGTPWGASGMKDYNPHVNTFEWLNQNVQTKNEKYKGSSLGVDYYNPLSEGGRNTIDWNNTGQGSKANHQQGFSNMYKCVSCKNKCSHVYYILKPNNVKKISYGVLDKCVWCKSCFNSSMYPSILNRSNFVKVNIPYSFVGNDWSVAEVEKLIDGISKYKNDWQKISEFIGTKNPYECIFKFTSMPLSNPYFDIDNLFNINNVSFKSFKQNNTLLSLLSFICNYISPYIGAYAAKKIVDFILNKKRECVAREKEKEQSEECKKQGQWEKRENPDVQRGEIKMENFEAHQSKGEPSSEDHAPDEDPNEANVKAAESVKAEAEGASEHKTSDEALPEEQHDDVPKKENEETGLNVSESANVPDVANVKNATNVGEEDTANHQMNNNAEIKTERGQDPNMPPEGNPDFVPLNINLPPKDSASSTYILNEKDMQEIHNTIINASKKRAQQLADLERHNVRKLLKELALISTRKVKLKLKQYQYLQHYFEMQNKQMERKRARHGDEATAEKDEQNNANEDNEDNEEKEEKEEKEEKEDKEEKEQKEKSEENEKDTHDAPDE; from the exons ATGAACGGCGAGGAGGTGAGTGCACCCCAGGGGGAAATGGCTGAGGAAGCGGAAATCCAAAGCGGAGACGACATGAACTATCAAAACTCTACCGAAAGAACAGATGACTTAATCGGATCGCAGAGCATGATGGAGAAGCAggatggtgatgatgatgaggatgacatGGAGGATGCTGATAATGATGAGAATGATGCTGAGGAGGAGGGAATTTCCAAGAAAGAATCCAATCCATCAGATGATCCCCATCGCAAGGATGAATCGAGCAACGTCAAGGTAGAAGAGGATCCAACCGGCAATAATTCCATTGATAACAATTCCCCTTACGTGAACCACAGTGCGCATGGGGGTATAAATCAGTTGGGTATCAGTCAAATAGATGAAGCCGCCAATGTACATGTGAATagcaaaaagggggaagaagttCCCCCAGGGAGCCAAGAATGGATAAAGGCGAATGTTGAAGAAGCGCAGGGAGGTATACCCTTGAACGGGGGTATGAGCGGGGAGCTGAACGGGGAGCTGAATGTGGAAGGCGGGGCGAAAGATGAACAAGTGAATCCTTCAGAAAATCTCCATGAAATCCCCAGTGAAGGGAGCAAAAACGCGCACGCAAAGCAAAATCAGGAACATGAACCAGTCTTCATGAGGCCTTCGAACACCTACCTGCGAAATATCGTAAAGAAACAATCTccgaacataaaaaatagtaTTCATAATTTAAATTTCCCAAATGTAAACTCCATGACATTCGATCCATATTATGGTggagaagggggaaagattTCTGTCGGTGGAGCTGATGGGTCGGTGATTAAAAACACTCAGTTACCAAGTGGAGCCACCATGATGTATTCCACTAACATTGCGGAAGAAGATCTCCACCATATTTACAATCTCCTAAATGGTGAACTAACAAAATCTCCAGACAATGATAAAGAGATTCACCGAGTGAAGGATGAAATTATAAGCCTGCAGAGGAATAACCCAACTGAAGTACTCACCTTGCAAAGGTGTTACGCTAGTgtaagaggaaataaaaagttaataGATGTATTGTTTGGTTTGATAGGAGGTGGTAATGTGGAAGCTCCTAACAAATGGGATTATTCCTTCAGCCACGGAATGCCAATGAATTATTTAAGTTACGATACGGTTAACAATATGCATCAGATGTGGAGACAAGAAGTTTCAGGTTGGGGTGGAGCACAAAggaatttcttccctttgaatgGGTTTGACTGTTCAGCTAGCCAAGGAAGGGGAGTTGCTCAAAActgggaaaaggaaaaaaaacaaaaacaaaatcaCATAGGTAGTTGCGAAGTAAATGAGTATGCCAATATGAGAGGGGGAGATCCACTAACAaatggaggaggaggaggagtaTTATCAGGAGAGGTTAATCCCATTCAGTGGAATATTCACCCCCAAGGATTGCATACCCATGGGGGAGTAGCACCATGGATTTCCCCTCCATCCATGGTGTACGGTAAGCATGCCCCGGCAGAACAGACGATAGGTGGTACTCCATGGGGAGCAAGTGGAATGAAAGACTACAACCCACATGTGAACACTTTTGAATGGTTAAATCAGAATGTTCAAActaagaatgaaaaatataaaggaagtTCCTTGGGTGTAGATTATTACAACCCATTATCagagggaggaaggaataccATAGACTGGAATAACACAGGGCAGGGATCCAAAGCAAATCACCAGCAAGGATTCAGCAACATGTATAAATGTGTAAGCTGCAAGAACAAGTGCTCTCATGTATACTACATTTTAAAACCGAAcaacgttaaaaaaatatcgtaTGGAGTACTGGATAAATGTGTTTGGTGTAAGAGTTGTTTCAATTCTAGTATGTACCCAAGCATTCTGAACAGATCAAATTTTGTCAAGGTAAATATACCCTACAGTTTTGTTGGCAACGATTGGAGTGTTGCTGAGGTAGAGAAACTCATCGATGGAATTAGCAAGTATAAAAATGATTGGCAAAAAATTAGCGAATTTATAGGAACCAAAAATCCATATGAatgtatttttaaatttacatCTATGCCACTCTCCAATCCTTACTTCGATATTGATAACCTTTTCAACATCAATAATGTTTCTTTCAAATCTTTTAAACAAAACAACACTCTCCTGTCCTTACTCTCCTTCATATGTAACTACATAAGTCCCTACATCGGGGCATACGCGGCGAAGAAAATCGTGGATTTTATTCTTAATAAGAAGCGTGAATGTGTCGCcagggagaaggagaaggaacagaGCGAGGAGTGCAAAAAACAAGGACAGTGGGAGAAGCGGGAGAACCCAGATGtccaaaggggggaaatcaaaatggaaaatttcgAGGCGCATCAATCTAAGGGGGAGCCCTCCTCTGAAGACCACGCGCCGGATGAAGATCCAAATGAAGCAAATGTCAAGGCGGCAGAGTCGGTGAAAGCAGAAGCGGAAGGAGCCTCAGAACATAAGACAAGCGATGAGGCCCTTCCAGAGGAGCAACATGACGATGTGcccaagaaggaaaatgaagagacaGGCCTAAATGTGTCCGAATCGGCAAACGTGCCAGATGTGGCAAACGTGAAAAACGCAACAAACGTGGGAGAAGAAGATACGGCGAACCACCAAATGAACAACAACGCGGAGATTAAAACCGAAAGGGGACAAGATCCCAACATGCCGCCCGAGGGCAATCCCGACTTCGTACCACTGAACATTAACCTCCCGCCAAAGGACAGTGCCTCTTCCACGTACATACTGAATGAGAAGGATATGCAAGAAATACACAACACAATTATTAATGCATCGAAGAAGAGGGCCCAACAGTTGGCAGATCTCGAGAGGCACAACGTTAGGAAGCTCCTGAAGGAACTCGCCCTGATAAGCACCAGGAAGGTGAAGCTAAAGCTGAAGCAATACCAGTACTTACAACATTATTTTGAAATGCAGAACAAGCAAATG GAGCGGAAGAGAGCGCGCCACGGTGATGAAGCAACGGCAGAAAAAGACGAACAAAACAACGCAAACGAAGATAACGAAGATaacgaagaaaaggaagaaaaggaagaaaaggaagaaaaggaagataaggaagaaaaggaacagaaggaaaagagtgAAGAGAATGAGAAGGATACACACGACGCGCCGGATGAGTAG
- a CDS encoding ribosome biogenesis protein, putative produces the protein MEGKISMQKNGAVGNKKSNRGGKHVIRRRREDASQRMEKRIGKQKGRSNEEGRGVEETECGAPHNGKYYNPVMKGKGANCRFNTSMFRNGHRNGNMRGVPGKGKYQSSFHGGRRKSRNDAERYSYGGISTGDVDNQGDEDSGDTNSNTYYYDNESSAASEGEAPMEQINHEEEASGKEPHINSDQQPTMDYMEYKNSLKKGEDPKCDNKNTLDPPEGKEEIGVDVPSDDDQKGVFKIFLLFSPLAITSIRNRKCVINADEHMLFLENQLKGVQDLLSSARSAKENVFLKNKVEAIENKLRNVRLDILFFTLLCLRDSVINKRGKLQIYVHTVNGLLIFVSPSFRVPRSFSLFKKVMLNLMLRNVVLDPDGRPLLKVLSHPVKHYVGSSVCIGISSMGFPADVKKLTKKIKETRNEYSFFLSLSTAFDLTHFIELISKTDSESFPFDYIIRLSDLPLSTVAVCSKLTHFLNE, from the exons ATGGAAGGGAAAATTTCAATGCAGAAAAATGGAGCTgtggggaataaaaaatcaaACCGTGGTGGTAAGCATGTAATTAGAAGGAGACGAGAAGATGCCTCTCAGAGGATGGAGAAGAGGATAGGGAAACAGAAAGGAAGatcaaatgaagaaggaagaggtgTAGAGGAGACGGAGTGTGGTGCACCCCATAACGGGAAGTATTATAACCCCGtgatgaagggaaagggagcCAATTGTAGGTTTAATACTAGCATGTTCCGAAACGGTCATCGAAATGGCAACATGCGAGGTGTGCctggaaagggaaaataccAAAGTAGCTTCCatgggggaagaagaaaaagcagaaaTGACGCAGAAAGATATTCCTATGGGGGGATATCTACAGGGGATGTGGACAATCAGGGAGATGAAGACAGTGGCGACACAAATAGCAACACGTACTACTACGACAACGAGAGCTCGGCGGCTAGCGAGGGAGAGGCTCCCATGGAGCAAATCAAccatgaagaagaagcaagTGGAAAAGAGCCCCATATTAACAGTGACCAGCAGCCTACCATGGATTACATGGAATATAAAAACAGCctcaaaaagggagaagatcCAAAATGTGATAATAAGAACACATTGGATCCCCccgaagggaaggaagagattGGTGTAGACGTACCCAGTGATGATGATCAAAAAGGAGttttcaaaatattcctTCTATTCTCCCCTCTTGCTATTACAAGCATAAGAAACAGAAAGTGCGTTATAAATGCTGATGAGCACATGTTATTTCTGGAGAACCAATTAAAGGGGGTGCAGGATTTACTGTCTAGTGCAAGGAGTGCAAAGGAGAATGTGTTCCTCAAGAACAAAGTAGAAGCAATAGAAAATAAACTGAGGAACGTACGGTTggatatacttttttttactttgctATGCTTACGAGACAGTGTTAttaacaaaaggggaaagttgcaaatatatgttcatacAGTTAACGGGTTACTAATTTTCGTGTCTCCATCATTTCGAGTGCCTCGaagtttttctctttttaagaAGGTCATGTTAAATCTCATGCTGAGGAATGTCGTACTCGACCCGGACGGGCGTCCACTCCTGAAGGTTCTTTCCCACCCGGTCAAGCACTACGTGGGGTCCTCCGT CTGCATCGGAATTTCGAGCATGGGTTTTCCCGCAGATGTTAAAAAGCTAacaaaaaagataaaagagACAAGGAAcgaatattcattttttctttctctatcCACCGCATTTGACCTCACACACTTTATCGAATTAATTTCCAAGACCGACTCTGAGAGTTTCCCCTTCGACTATATCATCCGTCTGTCAGACCTTCCCCTTTCTACAGTTGCCGTTTGTTCCAAGCTtacgcattttttaaatgaataa
- a CDS encoding VAC14 domain-containing protein, putative — protein MFLNLIKGLEKNEAKEDVISINIQKLLADKTYEKRKKGAQEIAEVVKLLLLKEKEDEQVQVDHILNECNQDGGASGEYNNFAHKDINTFQGFNSQTEVDVVNSEHYFRDYTDQGKRTDEVSVEHEKRTDEVNVEQDNNHREKKKSGEVEKMSSMLKEPSEEKLLLGSEIIKKLLLEKYQENFHIDLAIGKSTGLLQGKHERGMSTITPAEMNQMEKKKKKKMNKLGISNRLSELSQVNKILYEHDADIENVTNKYQNKKVISIINFLEEKFVQSIHPAERCGGLIALAFISITVDTQIKFYFSAILKLIISCVSDPDPKVRYYVCESLYNLCKVSKSVVFYYIEDIFDCLFRIFSDTCPNVKSGGAFLDNLLKDLTCSYNNVFNIYKIIFILKERIGIENSNARQVILSWLLLFQNIKTVNLFEYFHFFISDLFLMLADQNRDIQKQANQCLDLYVDKIITSNYEQVRSFFKHIAFIFIDFCIHKNTIIKHKCLLWLYHFIQILNVHFYAIYRNAKKNNLFICELIKRIIACTAHLHFDIHYTARKCSELLISFIKFSEMKCAPLLTKLICSIICNTISKVELSAKNEISQTGETRHSVEAHPASEGNSSREINRRRSKPIHVSRRGKRVTDHTPQRRSQQESDHTVGGRSEPGKDSSRQRRSLNCESKENEAGEDNMPERTDKTDYPDDPDSANEAYLLEGAHGGAGSDDFSFESYNLFYQEGDTSDEEGSKEGARADTSPNGIDGEGVQANEQEGDQQKEKEKGGEEGEVPPRCNNYNSKFLQKHERLMSELRMKKIPLRDPLKTEAYYIKKLAKRVSHHGNVSEGEITGAERGVSRDSVQGARADAERETQLSGGANGKGASNRRADPSSDMEEDIFQDSLDKRSIYPVIICLQWLIEMLMYKNEVIKKHYDEIITCVFKCLRNNDKQVVLLSLTVLSAMCSTVDNKFHFYQQVSSNLIALFRNDENLLIHKGKTIVQHLSRCLNNKKFFAYLSYSLINEEKIPFVTKFIQVLCWVLLTSEETKYLRNALFLKKQYSLFSLILISWLRNPISAISFLLWLQKYKLAYLICSYLSLLNLNSDIFHQLDNLIFLLESPIFSKQRIHLAYPQNYPFLIKSLMILSLMLPLNTSNNILQKRLQMSQLSILTNGQKVSSFVDAHNHNGLLHGEEISSMKRNKGGEEDKKGEMDEALLNVAQDLQSSQTDHVMELLKMEDEEEKKEYSLIELTKEERAKEEATWNDKYNYLLSAVRKKLITQGLPDQDTDECTEFVNIFKTVLRSSHIVKYYV, from the coding sequence ATGTTTCTGAATCTAATCAAGGGCctcgaaaaaaatgaggccAAGGAAGACGTAATTAGCATAAACATTCAGAAATTACTTGCAGACAAAACAtatgaaaagaggaagaagggcGCGCAGGAAATAGCGGAAGTCGTGAAACTTTTGCTtctaaaggaaaaggaggatgaACAGGTCCAGGTGGATCACATACTCAATGAGTGTAATCAGGATGGAGGCGCTTCAGGGGAATACAACAACTTTGCACACAAGGATATCAACACATTTCAAGGGTTTAATTCGCAAACGGAGGTAGACGTGGTAAACAGTGAACACTACTTTAGGGACTACACCGATCAGGGGAAAAGGACCGACGAGGTGAGCGTCGAACATGAGAAAAGAACAGACGAGGTGAACGTAGAACAGGACAACAACcatcgggaaaaaaaaaaatctggaGAAGTGGAGAAGATGAGCAGCATGCTGAAGGAACCGAGCGAAGAGAAACTCCTCCTGGGCTCGGAAATAATTAAGAAGCTCCTCTTGGAGAAATACCAAGAGAATTTCCATATTGATTTAGCCATCGGGAAGTCAACAGGTTTGCTTCAGGGCAAGCATGAGCGTGGAATGTCCACCATAACCCCCGCAGAGATgaaccaaatggaaaaaaaaaaaaaaaaaaaaatgaacaagttaGGAATATCAAACCGTCTGAGCGAGCTGAGTCAGGTAAACAAAATATTGTACGAACACGATGCTGACATAGAAAACGTCACAAATAAATACCAAAACAAAAAGGTTATCAGTATAATAAATTtcttggaggaaaaatttgTCCAAAGCATACACCCCGCAGAAAGGTGTGGAGGACTCATAGCCTTGGCGTTCATCTCCATCACTGTAGATACACAAATCAAGTTTTATTTCTCTGCTATTTTGAAATTAATTATCTCATGCGTAAGTGATCCGGATCCCAAAGTCAGATATTATGTGTGTGAAAGTCTGTACAATCTTTGCAAAGTATCCAAAAGTGTagttttttattatatcGAAGATATTTTTGATTGTCTctttcgcattttttccgATACTTGTCCAAATGTGAAAAGTGGAGGAGCCTTTCTTGATAATTTATTAAAAgacctgacttgttcatacaataatgtttttaatatttacaaaattattttcattttaaaggaGAGGATTGGGATAGAAAATTCAAACGCAAGACAAGTCATTCTATCTTGGCTTCTTCTCTTTCAGAACATCAAAACGGTTAACTTATTTGaatatttccatttcttcattaGCGATCTTTTCCTTATGTTAGCAGACCAAAACAGAGATATTCAAAAACAAGCAAATCAATGTCTGGACTTATATGTAGATAAAATTATCACTtcaaattatgaacaagtcaggtcattttttaaacatattgcatttatttttattgatTTTTGTATTCATAAAAATACCATTATAAAACATAAATGTCTCCTTTGgctttatcattttattcaaattttaaatgttcatttttatgccATTTAtcgaaatgcaaaaaaaaataatttgtttatttgcgAGTTGATTAAAAGAATTATCGCCTGCACAGCTCATCTACATTTTGATATCCATTACACGGCTAGAAAATGTAGCGAGCTTCTCATtagttttattaaattttctgAAATGAAGTGTGCGCCTCTTTTGACCAAGCTTATTTGTTCCATTATCTGCAACACTATCAGCAAGGTTGAGCTTTCcgcgaaaaatgaaattagcCAGACGGGAGAAACTAGGCACTCAGTGGAGGCCCATCCTGCGAGTGAAGGAAATTCATCACGAGAAATTAACCGCAGAAGGAGCAAACCGATCCATGTGAGCAGGCGTGGAAAGCGGGTTACTGATCACACCCCGCAGAGGAGAAGTCAACAAGAGAGTGATCACACTGTGGGGGGAAGAAGCGAACCAGGCAAGGACTCCTCCCGCCAGAGACGTTCACTGAACTGCGAGTCGAAGGAAAACGAAGCGGGGGAGGACAACATGCCCGAAAGGACAGATAAAACAGATTATCCAGATGATCCAGACAGTGCAAACGAAGCGTACTTGCTAGAAGGTGCGCATGGTGGTGCAGGAAGTGACGATTTTAGCTTCGAGTCGTACAACTTGTTTTACCAGGAGGGAGACACCTCAGACGAGGAGGGAAGCAAAGAGGGGGCACGGGCAGACACATCTCCCAATGGAATCGATGGAGAAGGTGTTCAGGCCAATGAACAGGAGGGGGATcagcagaaggagaaggaaaaggggggagaggaagggGAGGTCCCCCCCCGGTGCAACAACTACAATTCGAAATTCCTGCAGAAGCACGAGCGATTGATGAGCGAActgaggatgaagaaaattccgCTCCGCGATCCCCTGAAGACGGAAGCCTACTACATTAAGAAACTTGCCAAGCGGGTCAGTCACCACGGGAACGTCAGCGAGGGGGAAATCACAGGTGCAGAAAGAGGTGTAAGCAGAGATTCAGTTCAGGGTGCACGCGCAGACGCGGAGAGAGAGACACAACTAAGCGGCGGTGCAAACGGGAAAGGAGCTTCCAATCGTCGCGCTGATCCGTCATCAGACATGGAGGAAGATATCTTCCAGGATAGTTTGGATAAGAGGAGCATCTATCCAGTGATCATCTGTTTGCAATGGTTGATAGAAATGTTgatgtacaaaaatgaagtgatAAAGAAGCACTACGATGAAATAATTACCTGTGTATTTAAATGTCTGCGAAATAACGACAAGCAGGTGGTACTACTCTCCCTAACGGTTCTCTCCGCCATGTGTTCAACCGTGGACAATAAGTTCCACTTCTACCAACAAGTGAGTAGTAATTTAATTGCTCTCTTTCGAAATGATGAAAACTTACTAATACATAAGGGAAAAACTATTGTTCAACACTTATCACGATGTCTAAACAACAAGAAGTTCTTCGCCTACCTCTCCTATTCTCTGatcaatgaagaaaagataCCCTTTGTTACTAAATTCATTCAAGTGTTATGTTGGGTTCTTCTAACATCAGAGGAGACTAAATATTTAAGAAATGCTCTTTTTCTCAAGAAACAATATTCCTTGTTCTCTCTTATTTTGATATCCTGGTTAAGGAATCCAATTTCTGCcatttcattccttttatgGTTACAGAAGTACAAGTTGGCTTACCTTATCTGCTCCTACTTGTCCTTAttgaatctgaattctgacatCTTCCATCAACTGgacaatttaatttttcttctagAGTCTCCTATTTTTTCTAAACAGAGAATCCATCTTGCTTACCCCCAGAATTACCCCTTCTTAATTAAGTCGCTCATGATACTCTCCTTGATGCTTCCGCTGAACACCTCCAATAATATTTTGCAGAAGAGGCTGCAGATGTCTCAGCTCTCAATTTTAACGAACGGGCAGAAGGTGTCCTCCTTCGTGGACGCACACAACCACAACGGGTTACTTCACGGGGAGGAAATTAGCAGCATGAAGAGAAACAAGGGCGGTGAGGAAGATAAGAAAGGGGAGATGGACGAGGCCCTCCTAAACGTAGCCCAGGACTTGCAGTCATCCCAAACAGACCATGTGATGGAATTGctcaaaatggaagatgaagaagaaaagaaagaatatagCCTTATCGAACTTACCAAGGAGGAGAGGGCCAAGGAGGAAGCCACATGGAACGACAAATATAATTACCTTCTAAGTGCTGTGCGGAAGAAGCTGATCACTCAGGGCCTGCCAGACCAGGACACAGACGAGTGCACTGAATTTGTGAATATTTTCAAGACAGTTCTCCGCTCCAGTCACATTGTTAAATATTACGTCTAG
- a CDS encoding rRNA-processing protein, putative — protein MKKRNLFSNKNRHIKNKNYLRKKNKYFTDQKFLRKFKKFAKSDEPKKELVRSDPIKNFFFTPNHANQDAHAGEENTEEGKEEEQGTDIKSANGDDIQEDQREDSPIITKHNNGITHSLRGNKTKGSATKKKNSPDESQQHPKNDSEDETQTEHQRKNHGRHGKSVYSKEINIVSMKRKERELYLKEKEAAIQKSEQEKKKKKMIRIKKFKKLNKKTKKGQPVMKNLINHLLKKI, from the coding sequence atgaagaagagaaacctcttttcaaataaaaaccgccacataaagaataaaaactATCTtcggaagaagaacaaatatTTCACTGACCAGAAATTCCttcgaaaatttaaaaagtttgCGAAATCAGATGAGCCAAAAAAGGAGTTAGTTCGGAGTGACCCTATaaaaaacttcttcttcacGCCCAACCATGCCAATCAAGATGCACATGCAGGGGAGGAGAACACAgaagaggggaaagaagaagagcaaGGGACAGACATAAAATCCGCTAATGGAGATGATATCCAAGAAGACCAAAGGGAGGATTCCCCAATAATCACAAAGCACAACAACGGCATTACACATTCCCTACGTggaaacaaaacaaaagggagtgctacgaaaaaaaaaaactctcctGACGAATCGCAGCAACATCCGAAGAACGATAGCGAGGATGAGACCCAAACAGAGCACCAAAGGAAGAACCACGGAAGGCATGGAAAATCTGTATATAGCAAAGAAATTAACATAGTTTctatgaaaaggaaagagagaGAGTTGTActtgaaggagaaagaagcgGCAATCCAGAAaagtgaacaagaaaaaaaaaaaaaaaaaatgataagaattaaaaagtttaaaaagttaaataaaaaaacaaagaagggTCAACCAGTCATGAAAAATTTGATAAAtcatttgttaaaaaagatatga